A window of Ipomoea triloba cultivar NCNSP0323 chromosome 2, ASM357664v1 contains these coding sequences:
- the LOC116011455 gene encoding chromatin remodeling protein EBS-like: MAKTKPGKKDLDSYTIKGTNKVVRPGDCVLMRPSDSDKPPYVARVEKIEADHRNNVKVRVRWYYRPEESMGGRRQFHGAKELFLSDHFDIQSAHTIEDKCIVHSFKNYTKLENVGPEDYFCRFEYKAATGGFTPDRVAVYCKCEMPYNPDDLMVQCEGCKDWFHPSCMGMTIEEAKKLAHFLCSDCSAEEEEPKRPLNSFHGPPSIEQKVETKRRKR, from the exons ATGGCGAAGACGAAACCCGGGAAGAAGGACCTCGACTCTTACACCATCAAAGGCACCAATAAAGTTGTCAGAC CTGGGGATTGTGTATTAATGAGGCCATCAGATTCGGATAAGCCCCCATATGTTGCTAGAGTCGAGAAGATCGAGGCTGACCACCGGAATAATGTGAAGGTGCGAGTGAGGTGGTACTACCGCCCTGAGGAGTCCATGGGCGGCCGCAGGCAGTTTCATGGAGCCAAGGAGCTATTTCTGTCAGACCACTTTGATATTCAGAGTGCACACACAATTGAGGACAAGTGCATTGTGCATTCTTTCAAGAACTATACCAAGCTGGAGAATGTGGGCCCCGAGGATTACTTCTGTAGATTTGAGTACAAAGCTGCTACTGGAGGGTTCACTCCGGACCGCGTAGCTGT ATATTGCAAGTGTGAGATGCCATATAACCCTGATGATCTCATGGTACAATGCGAAGGATGCAAGGACTG GTTTCATCCCTCCTGTATGGGTATGACCATTGAGGAAGCAAAAAAATTAGCACATTTCTTGTGTTCAGACTGTTCAGCAGAAGAGGAGGAACCTAAACGGCCGTTGAACTCATTTCATGGACCACCATCTATTGAGCAGAAG GTGGAGACAAAACGCAGAAAGagatga